A stretch of DNA from Candidatus Bathyarchaeia archaeon:
CAGTGGAACATGTACGATCAAGAGTAAAACTGCCAAATTATTTACCATCCTCACTCTCCCCACTTTTTATTTTAACAAATTTAATAAAAATAGTCTGTTGAGTAAAAAATGAAAATAATCTTCCCAACCCTTACCATAATTTTAACTGTTTACTTACTTACAAATCTAATTGTTCCTTCAACCTTTAGAGGTGAAATGATATTTATTGTAGACGCCATTTTATGGACAACCATAATCCCATCAACACTCCTAATCGCAAAACATTCCCAAATCAACATTCTGAAAACAGACAAAACCCTAATCCAAATAGCCGCAATAATCGCTGTTTTCCAAGTCTTCCTTTCCGTTTTTATGGCGTTTTTCATGGGCTTCGGCAGAAACGCCCTAGTTTGGACGCCAAGAGCACTAGCCCTATACTTCCCATTCCTGTTAGCGCCTCTCTTGGCAAACGAAATCTCAAGGGCTTACCTAGCCCAAACGGTAGGCAAAAACAAACCAACAGCCGCCATCCTCCTAATAGGCTTGTTCTATGCGCTTCTAACGCCAACAATCCCCCAATACCAAAACCTAACATCCGCCCTCGCCATAGCTGAATTCCTAATCCGCACACTCATCCCAACCCTAGCCACAAGCCTCCTAGCCACATACTTCGCTTACCTAGGCGGATTCCCAGCAAATTTGGCTTACATGGCTGTTCCAGCCCTCTTCACATGGTTCAGCCCCATACTCCCAAACATCCAATGGCAAACCCAATCAATACTAACGGTAACAGCCACAACAATAGGCTTCCTAATCCTAGACCAAACCATAAAACCCCTACCAACAACCGCCAAGGAACGCCACCAAATCCGCATCCGCCAAACAAAAAAGGGCAAAAACCAAACAGTATACTGGACAGCCATCGCCCTAATAGCCGCAATCGCCGTATGGTCAACAACAGGCTTACTGGGCTTCACACCAACAATAATCGCCAGCGGAAGCATGCAGCCCACGCTTAATCCAGGCGACATAGCCATAGTAGCCGCAACACCAGCAAAAGCCATCCGAGTAGGCGACATAATCCAATATAGAATAGCCCAAAACCAAGAACCAATCATCCACCGAGTCATAGAAAAATACGAGTCCGGCGGAACAACATGGTTCGTAACCCAAGGAGACGCCAACAACGCCCCAGACGACCCAATAAACGAACGCCAAGTCGCCGGCAAAGTAATCTTCACAATCCCAAAACTGGGCTGGATAAGCATATACATAAAAGAGGCTGCCGCCAACACCTACACATTCCTAACGGCTACACTGCCAAAAGCCCTAACAGAAGGCGGCGCCACACTGCTGGCAAACAGCATCCCCATAACCACAACCCTAACCCTAACCGCATACACTTACCTCTTACTCACATACCACAAAACAACAAAAAAGGAGGATGAAAATGAATAAACAAATACTCGCCCCACTCACAATCCTACTATTCGCACTAGCAATAACAGGATACGCCTACACCCGCTGGCAAGAAACC
This window harbors:
- a CDS encoding signal peptidase I, which encodes MIFIVDAILWTTIIPSTLLIAKHSQINILKTDKTLIQIAAIIAVFQVFLSVFMAFFMGFGRNALVWTPRALALYFPFLLAPLLANEISRAYLAQTVGKNKPTAAILLIGLFYALLTPTIPQYQNLTSALAIAEFLIRTLIPTLATSLLATYFAYLGGFPANLAYMAVPALFTWFSPILPNIQWQTQSILTVTATTIGFLILDQTIKPLPTTAKERHQIRIRQTKKGKNQTVYWTAIALIAAIAVWSTTGLLGFTPTIIASGSMQPTLNPGDIAIVAATPAKAIRVGDIIQYRIAQNQEPIIHRVIEKYESGGTTWFVTQGDANNAPDDPINERQVAGKVIFTIPKLGWISIYIKEAAANTYTFLTATLPKALTEGGATLLANSIPITTTLTLTAYTYLLLTYHKTTKKEDENE